A genomic segment from Halorubrum depositum encodes:
- a CDS encoding DUF5789 family protein, with amino-acid sequence MPSEVHLSHVQDEFQDHSFPAARSDLAESCAGTTVLFADGDADLGELLAEIEQERFESPEDAFAALQNVLPIEAVGEPGQSDGDA; translated from the coding sequence TGCCATCCGAAGTACATCTCTCGCACGTCCAAGACGAGTTCCAAGATCACTCCTTCCCGGCGGCCCGGAGCGACCTCGCCGAGTCGTGCGCGGGGACCACCGTGCTGTTCGCCGACGGCGACGCCGACCTTGGCGAGCTGCTCGCCGAGATCGAACAGGAGCGGTTCGAGAGCCCCGAGGACGCCTTCGCCGCGCTCCAGAACGTCCTGCCGATCGAGGCGGTCGGCGAGCCGGGCCAGTCCGACGGCGACGCCTGA